The following proteins come from a genomic window of Lolium rigidum isolate FL_2022 chromosome 5, APGP_CSIRO_Lrig_0.1, whole genome shotgun sequence:
- the LOC124651303 gene encoding uncharacterized protein At1g66480-like, with protein MGNALAGRRRVAKVMTVDGATFRYKAPATAGTALRGHPGHQLLEADEVRRLGVRARPLDRDAALKPGKLYFLVQLPRGGGGRGDADDDLRAPRKTWSGALHVGARERLESLMLSRRTVSDVASLMPSARGPAGVGGGGGLGGEGVSGRRSSSVEAGADGAVRLRMRLPKAEVARLMKESRDPAEAAERIMQLCVARDQGGGPAPSGPARHASAPVSALYTGKTAVKKEKRTRFMAVPDEIIG; from the exons ATGGGGAACGCTCTGGCCGGCAGGCGGCGGGTGGCGAAGGTGATGACGGTGGATGGCGCCACGTTCCGGTACAAGGCGCCGGCCACAGCGGGCACGGCGCTGCGCGGCCACCCGGGGCACCAGCTCCTGGAGGCCGACGAGGTGCGGCGGCTGGGCGTGCGCGCGAGGCCGCTGGACCGCGACGCGGCGCTGAAGCCGGGCAAGCTCTACTTCCTGGTCCAGCTCCCTCGTGGTGGTGGGGGGCGCGGGGACGCGGACGATGACCTGCGCGCGCCGCGGAAGACGTGGTCCGGCGCGCTCCACGTTGGCGCGAGGGAGCGGCTGGAGAGCCTGATGCTGTCGCGCCGCACCGTGTCGGACGTGGCGTCGCTGATGCCGTCCGCCCGGGGGCCGGCGGGTGTTGGCGGTGGTGGGGGACTTGGCGGGGAGGGGGTGTCGGGGCGGCGGTCGTCGTCGGTTGAGGCCGGCGCGGACGGCGCGGTGCGGCTGCGGATGCGGCTGCCGAAGGCGGAGGTGGCGCGGCTGATGAAGGAGAGCCGGGACCCCGCCGAGGCCGCAGAGCGGATCATGCAGCTGTGCGTCGCCAGGGACCAGGGCGGCGGCCCCGCGCCGTCGGGGCCGGCGCGCCACGCCTCGGCGCCCGTCTCCGCTCTGTACACCGGCAAGACGGCCGTGAAGAAAGAG AAGCGGACGAGGTTCATGGCGGTGCCAGACGAGATCATCGGATGA